DNA sequence from the Parasphaerochaeta coccoides DSM 17374 genome:
AGTCATGTCACTGTGCTTATAACGCAGGCGATCAGCCTTTGAAAGCCTGATGCCGTCAATGATTGACGCATGGTTCAATTCATCGCTGATGATTGTGTCTCCGGCTTCCATCAAAGGCTCGAACGCCGCGCCATTAGCATCAAAGCAGGATGAAAACAGGATGGTGTCTTCCGTGCCGAGAAAAGCGCTGATCTTGTCTTCAAGCTCTTTGTGGATGGACTGCGTGCCGCAGATGAAACGAACCGACGACAGCCCATAACCCCATCTGTCCAGCGCGGCCTTAGCCGCCTCGATGACCTCCGGCGAATCGGAGAGTCCAAGATAATTATTCGCGCAGAAGTTCAGGACTTCTCCCCGCCCCTCGACGCCAATGCGTCCCCTCTGGGGGGTAGTCAGAATCCTTTCCTGTTTTTTCAACCCTTGACTTTCCAGGGAATCAAGGAAACTTTTCAGTTCGTCCTGTGTTTTTCCCAACATCATCGTCTCTCCTTTTCTCTCCGCCCACGGATTGTCCGAATCATATCTTCTGTCATCTCAGCCACATCATAGCGCGGCTTCCAGCCCCATTCAACACGGGCTGCGTAATCCTCCATGCAATCCGGCCATGAGTCAGCAATGGCCTGACGGACAGGGTCAACCTGATAATCAATGGTGAATCCGGGAATCACGGCTCTGATATAGGCGGCAAGCTCCTCCGGGGAGAAGCTCATTGAAGCCAGATTGAAAGCATTCCTGTGCCTGAGGCAGGAGGGATCCGCTTCCATAAGGTCGATGGCCGCGCTCACCGCGTCCGGCATGTAAATCATGTCGAGGTATGTATCCCCTCGGAGAGGGCAGGTGTACCTTTGATGGTCAACCGCTTCATAGTATATTTCGACCGCATAATCGGTAGTCCCTCCGCCCGGAGGAGTCATGTTGCTGATTATACCAGGGAAACGGACTCCCCGTGTATCGACATCATACTTATGGTAGTAATAATCACAAAGCAGCTCGCCTGTCACCTTGCTGATGCCATAGATGCTCGTCGGTCTCTGGATGGTGTCCTGGGGAGTGAATACCTTGGGAGTCGCGGGACCAAAGGCTCCTATGGAAGAAGGGGTGAACACAGCGCAGCCATATTCACGGGCAATCTCCAGCGTCGATATCAGGCTGCCGACATTGAGGTCCCATGCCGCCAATGGCTTTCTTTCAGCCGTGGCGGACAGGAGCGCGGCAAGGTGATAGATGGTATCAATCCGATGCGTGCGGACGATTTCTGCCACAGCGGCGGCATCCCGGCAATCGACCTTGTAGAAAGGCCCTCCGTTGATAAGCGCACAATTTACATCGTCCCGAACATCTGATAGGACGACATGTTCTTCCCCATATCTCCTGCGCAGTTCAAGGGCAATCTCCGAGCCAAGCTGACCCAATGAACCTGTAATCAGGATGTTTTTCATGAAAAGCCCCCTTCTCATTGTCCGCAGGATACCGTTGCCATTCCAGTCTCATTCTGGTTCCATTCGGCGCGTTTGCTTGACACCAACAGGTGGACGACCCTACAATACATGGCATTAACAAGCCTTTGTTCAGTATATTGAACTCAATTCACTATGTCAAAAAAATAATACGGCACAGGACGCGGGACAGGGTACCGAACAAGGCACCACATCTTCAAGACGGAGAGGGAAAGCATCATGGAACAACGGCCTCCCAAAATAGGAAAAAACATCCAGAAACTGAGGATGTCACGCAATTTGACCCTCAATGTGCTTTCAGAGCGATCAGGAGTTTCCAAGGCGATGCTCAGCCAGATTGAATCTGACAAAGTCAACCCGACAGTCGCGACTGTCTGGAAGATTTCCAAGGGACTCGGCGTGGAGCTTCAGGATGTCCTGGACATTGACGACCAAATCAAGCGGACTTTTGTGGTCAATCCTGTACAAGCCGATGATGGGAGACTTGAAACAAAGGCCAACGGCGTGAACATCCGCGTCCTTTCTCCCCTTAATATGGTGGAAGACATGGAGATATACCTTGTATCCTTCGATCCCTTGTCAACATTGAAAAGCGACCCGCATTACGCCGGTGCCCAAGAATTTCTTACAGTGACCAAAGGTTCTCTCACCGTGACAGCGGGAGAGAATGTAGCCAGGATAAAGAAGGGGGATTTCATCATCTATCATTGCGATGTACAGCATGAAATCTCCAATGAATCAAACCAGCCTGCCGAGGTTCATATGGTGGTTCGTTTCCAGAACGAGAAACGCTGATATTGATACGCGGTGCTTCTGTGCCCGCGTGTTACCACTTTGGTACGGACTCTTGCCCGCCTCCAATACTTTTTGCTACCATGCAAAAAACCAGAAGGGCCACACTGGGAAACCAAGGAGTCACGGAATGGTACGAAAATCTGTCATGGTATCGTATGGCACAGGGAAATTCCTTGCCGAATTCCTCACTGGAGCATATGGGGCAATCGTCTACAAATATTATGAGACGGAAGTCGGGCTTGCGGCAGGCTACGTAGCTATCGCGACAATCATCTACTCCTTATGGAATGCCGTCAATGATCCTCTCATTGGGTATCTTACCAGCAAGAAAGCGCCTGGGTCAGCACGATTCGGTCGTCGTTTCTCATGGATTATCCTGGGCATCATTCTTGCCAGCCTGATGTTCCTGGGCATATTTGCCTTGCCACGCGCATGGTCAGGAGTGATAAGTCCCGTTCCGGTTTTCCTATGGATGGTGATTGCCGTCTGTCTGTATGATGCCAGTTATTCCCTCTGGGAGCTTAATTATCAGAGTGTCTATCCGGATAAGTTCCGCAGCATGGCGGAACGTACCACGGCGGCTTCCATCGGCACAATTATCGGCGTGTTCGGCGTCGCCGCGGGATTCATTGTTCCGCCCCTGTTCTTTTCCTATGGCGACAGGGCTTCCTATTCCACCAGTGCCTTGGTCATTGCTGGTATCGGTCTCCTCTGCGCCGTCCTGATCATACCAGGCGTCAGGGAAACCACGACCATGATTGAACGTCACCGGCGCAAACTTGAGGAGGAACGGACGAACCGGACGGTTTCTCCGTCTTTCTTCAAGCAATTGAAGACAACTCTTACGGACAGGAACATGCTTGCTTTTGTCCTTTTCCTCTTTTTCTATCAGAGTGGGTGCGTCCTGATGACCGGCAGCGTCCATTATGTGGGGGACTACATATTGGGAGGAGAAAGCACTGATACCACGCTGATTTTTGCCGGGATGCTGGTCGGTGCCCTTATTTCCATTCCCATCTGGACCATAGTCTCCAGAAAATTGAAGAATAACCAAAGGATGCTCTGCATCACCGGTGTAGTCTTGGCCGCCACAGCGTTCCCCATGACGTTCACCCGCACAATGGGTGGATATGCTCTTTTCATGACTTTGTGGGGCATAGGCTTCGGTGGGTTCTGGACTTTCATGGGTCCTGCTATGGCCGATGTCGTTGACTGGTTCGTCGTCAAGACTGGTCGGCGTGATGATGGTGTCATCATGGGCATGAGGGCGTTCTTCATGCGCTTTTCCTATGCCAGCCAAGCCATTGTCTTCTGGTTGACCCATAAACTCACCGCTTTTGACGCGACCGTCACTGATTCTGCGTTGGTATCGGAATCAATGAAATTCGGCATCAGCCTCCATATGGCTGCGGTACCGGCCATTTTCTTCTTGGTCGGCGTCTTGGTCTTCTCCCGTCTGAACAGGCTGACGCCTCAGACGGTAGAGGAAAATAGATTACGCCTGACGCAGATGGATTTGTAGTCTTACAGAGAACAGCGCCAGGCGATAATCCAGTCTCCTCGTCATTTCATATGTTTGATGGTGGGCTAATGTTCGTCAGACTGGTTTAAGAAAAACATTGCAATCGGTTTTCATGCATTTTCATCGGCTCTCTCAATATATATCTGCTTTGAATAATATTCCTGAGTGGGTAATGAAAGAGAGAGCCCCGCATTCATGAGTGCTTTTCCAGAAATTGTTTTTCCTTCAACTTTATAAAGACTTTCACCATCAAGTCCTTTCAGCAGGACATGGACATGCCGTGGATTTGCTTCGACATGCATCACGACAATATTAAGCAAGGCAGCGCTCTTATCAGCATATGCCATCATCCATGCGGCATATCGGTCTTTCAGTGGATTGCTCAACCTGTAATACAATCCATCATGAATGATATGCTGAAAATGTTTGTACTCTGAAATCTGTTTTCTGATAGTCTCCCTGTCATAAGCCGAAAGAGAACGAGGATCCAATTCAAAACCGAAACTTCCTGACATGGCAACAATACACCGTGTCGCAAAAGAAGTGCATCTTCCCGTCTGGTGGTTAGGAACGGCGGAAACATGGGAAGACACTGAAGAAACAGGATAGGCGAAACTGGTTCCATATTGGATTTTCAAACGCTCAATGGGATCAGTGTTGTCACTGCACCAAATCAGCGGTTGATAGTACAACATGCCGGGGTCAAAGCGACCGCCGCCACCAGCGCACCCTTCAAAAAGGATATCAGGATAGTGACTTGTCAGCCGTTCCAGCAAATCATAGACTCCAAGCATGTAACGATGAGATAGTTCGCTTTGTGTCTCAGAAAGCAACTTGCAGGAAAACCAGTCGGCAATGCTCCTGTTCATATCCCACTTCACATACTCGATGTTTGCACTATCCAGCACAGAGCAAAGCGATGTATATATATAATCCCGCACGTCTGCCCGCGACATGTCCAAGACCAATTGATGACGGCTCCTGATGGGGTTTCGATTGGGAATGCATAATGCCCAATCCGGATGTTTACGATATAAATCGCTGTCTTCGCTCACCATTTCCGGTTCCACCCAGAGTCCGAATTTCAAACCCAATGAATTGAGCTCATCAACCAAAAGACCCAATCCTCCCGGTATCTTTTCAAGGTTTACTTTCCAATCCCCCAGACTACTTGTGTCGTCATTCCTTTTTCCAAACCATCCGTCATCCATGACAAGCATTTCTATACCCAAATCAACGGCAGATCTGGCAATTTCAACCAATGTCCTGCTGGAGAAAGCAAAGTACGTAGCCTCCCAGTTGTTGATCATTATGGGACGACGGCATAATTTGAACTTTCCTCGGCACAGATTATGGCGATACGTATCATGATAGTTCTGCGAAAGACGTGAAAACCCAGACGCAGAAAACGTCAGTACGACTTCCGGGGCAAAGAAACTTTCCCCTGCGGTGAGGTTCCATGAAAAGTTCTCATCATTGAGTCCTGCGAACATACGTATGGCATCTGTCTGGTCTTGTTCGATGCCAGCGCTGAAATTGCCGCTGTAAACCAGATTCATGCCGTAGCACGATCCAGCGTCTTCCGTAGTAGTTTCATCACAGAGGATCAGAAAGGGATTGTGGTGATGACTGCTTATTCCCCGACGGCTATTTATCAGAGTGATGCCATGGCATACCCGTACACGTTCACAGATGCGTTCCATGTTATGCCGACCATGGAAATGCAGGAAATCCCAGAAACCGTCGCCATGCTGGATATCCAGGCTTGCAGAAAAGATTCTGTTCATGACAACATCTTCAGAACTTTTGTTCACCACTTTGACAGCGCGGGTTATGATGTCTTTTTCAGCGAAGACTCCATAAAATAATGAAACTTCCAAGGAAAGCGTTTCATCACCAAGAATGATTTCCAGCGTCTCTGCCATACCTTCCTCAGATTCGTACAAAGCTGGAAGACTTGGAATATTGTATTTGCCGTGAAAAATCTTATGTCCCTTGTATCGCAAATCCAAGGAAGTACTTCCATTTTTCCCTGTGATACTCAGGGCAGGTTGCCGGTAATCTCCTACTCCCTCTACCGGATATTCCAAAGGCAACGTATCCAAGGAATATCTCCTGTCCGTCCCTGCATCATATGGATTCCCGGAGAAACCCCTGTCAACTGGAATGATCAGGTAGTTCATGTCCTGACCATCGATACGCTGCCCGTAGAAAACATGCAGCAGAAAACCAAACGTATCCACCTGCATCTGATACGTTGTATTTACAGTATGAAGAAAAAAACCATGAGTGTTTTCATCAAAAAGTATCGCCATTTTTTTCATTCTCCCGATCAGTCGTCATTCATCATGGGAATATGAGTATTCTCTCAATATCCGGAGCATCGCCGGAATCATTGGATAATTCCAGTGTGTTTTCTCCTTCCCGTAGGTTCACACATATATCTTTCATTTCCGAAGCATCTGACATGCAGTTGAAACATAATGCGCTTTGAGCGCATCCTTCATTAATCCGGACGAAAATCTCCCTGTTCTCGGCAGAGAAATAATAAAGCCTCACAAAATAGGCTCCTTCATGAGGAACCATTATTCTTTTTAAGACAAGTTTGCCACCTTTACCAATCTTAGTGACAAGTTTCCCACCGGATAGTGAATCTTTCGTATGAGCTCCACCCGACAGGACGTTCTCATGACTCGCGGCTTCCCTAACGATGATAGGTACGCAAGCAGACGGCCTTATTCCTATACGATCAACACAAAAAGAGACTCTTGACGGACAACCGCTCAGATACAAATGATTCTGCCCCTTAAGAAGTGAGGCTTGAATTGTCGTCGTCCTGATAGTATTGGCACTACCGGAACCATGTAGTTCACAGTTCATGACAAACTTATCATTGACAGTCACTGAACACTCACTTTCATTTTTTGAAGTATAAAAAAGTTTGATATCATGCATACCGTCAGCAAGAGCCTGAACTTGTGAAAAAAGAACTCCACTCTGTCCCGTCCCTCCATGGACTTCATGGTAAGAAAAACTTTCTTCCTCATGAATCCTGAAATCAAATGGATCCCGTGTAATAAGAACAGCGCAGCCTCCGCAAGGAAGCAATGGAATCACTATCTCCGATCCTGGGGTAACAGGCTGTGCCTCACAAGAGATGATATCAGGCTGGTTGCCATCCTTAAAGATATAAGCGGCATAGCCATCGCCGTCCAGGAATGAACAAGGAAGCACGACATTCCGTGCTTCGACAGAAATGCAGCCGACATACCAGGAACTTCCGTTTCTACGAGCCATTTCCACGTACTGTCCCGGATATGCTTCCAGCACCTTCGTTTCATCCCACGTCACAGGAACTGAATCAAGGAATGGCGTTCCTTTCCACATTTCATAGCTTTCAATGGAATCTGCAAAATGCTGAACACCTGATTCAAAAATCACAGCTAGAGCCAATTGATGGGCGTGAGTCGTATTGAGGTTGGCGTTGCTGAAAACCACTGGCGTGAAATCCATGGGACCGACGGCATTACGTGTGAAAGGCAATATGCAATTGGTAAAAGCCGTAGTCCAGTCCGTCCACTTATAATGCTCCGAACCTCGTACACCTTCTGAGGTAATCACATGAGGCCATGTGCGCATTTCCCCGGAAGGCTTCGTGGAACCATGGAAATTGACAAGCAATTTCAGCTCCGCTGCCTTCTCGGCAATCATTTGGTATGTCCCCATGCGCATCTGGGAATCATTCATCATGAAATCAACTTTGATTCCTTTGATTCCCCATGAAGCCCATACCGGCAACTTTTCATCGATTTTTTGTTTCGTATCCAGAGCATCGACGTCAGTCCAGACCATGATCCCGACCTTGCGCTCATACGCATAGGAACACAATTCTGGAATCCAACTCGCATCCCATCCGGCATCGACCGTAACATATTTCCAACCGTGCCTGAAAGCAAAATCCACATATTCCTTCTGCTTGAAGAACCATTGGGGAGATCGTTCTTCCGACCACCACGACCATGCGGCTTTTCCCGGAACAATCCAGTCCGTATCGTAAATCTTGGACGGGGGATTTACATTCTCTACCAAAGAACTTCTTGCTAACGCATCCAGAGTTTCGCAAATCATGACTATCCTGAATGGAGTCACGAATGGATATGTCGCAACGATATCGTGCGTCTGTTCAGCGGTAAACACCAAATCCAGTTCATGATCGGACGAAGGACGCAAATGTGAAGCACAATAGCTGCCTTTTGCGTTATAAACGTTTCCTTCGGTCAGAAGCAGCCAGCAGGACTTTTCGACTGAAACCAAAAGTGGCATGGAAATATCCGGGACATCAATTTCACTAAGCTGCCAATGCCGCTGTATCCCTTCATAATCATTCCTCCATGCGGAACCCCACGCCTCAACGTCATGCACGGGAAAAGAAAACGATGATTTCTCCTGGACAATAGCCACATGGCCTTCTCCGGGAACCCTGTATCTGTACGCAAGTCCATCATCGTACAACCTGAATACTACTTCCACTACATGGCCGTTTTTTCCAAACACGTATATGTTTTCACGGCAATGGTTCCTATATCTTTCACTCTTTCGCTGCGGCAGTGAGTACGTTTCATCAATGATGTTACTGACAACAGATACATACGATAGCCCAGTGGAAAAATCTTCTTTGTCGGTGACAATACCCAATCTGGAAGACCGCAGTATCCGGGATTCATTTTTCGTCACCTCAAAAAAGACGCTCCCGTCGTCTTTAACTACAAGAGTGGCTTTAATCCTACCATCCGGCGATTCCGTTGCGGGAAGAAAATAAGTTTGACCGGAAACGCCCCCAGTCCGAGAAACATCAGGATTCATTTCCCCGCAAGGAAATGAACCACGCACAGCATCCACATCAGCTACGTCCTGTGATGAATAATCCATGGTAATACCCTTCTTCATGACACAAAGTCTCCTCTATTGTCCCTAGGAACAAAGTGGATATTCATTTTATTGCTTGACTCTATCTATTAACCGTACATACAGGATTGTTCCCGGAATGTGTCATTCTTTTATGCTTCCGGAAATCAAGCCTGTAGTAAAAAACCTTTGAAGGAACGGATAGATGAGCACAACCGGCAACGTGGCTATGAACACCTGCGCGGCACGCGATGTCCGTTCTGAAACCGAGGAAAGATAAGCAGCATTCTGGGTGGTCATGAGACGAACATCACGGTTTACGACAACTGTCTGCAAATAGCTTTGCAATGGATAATTTTCCGGTCTGTTCATCAGAATCAACCCTTCGAACCAAGAATTCCAATGATTAACAATACTAAACAGCATGATACTGGCCAAAGCTGCTGTTGAAAGCGGTACAAAAATCTTTGTCATGGTTTGCCAGTGGGAGGCTCCGTCAATCAACGCAGCTTCTTCAAGTCCTTTAGGTATGGTCTTAAAAAAGTTCGCTAAGATTACGACATTAAATACAGGAACTGCCACAGGAAGGACGAGAGCGAGGAAATTGTCTATAAGACCTAGTTTATTAATGACTAGATACCATGGGATGAGACCACCACTAAAAACAATAGTAGCAAGAAAATACCATAAATAACCCGTACGAGCCCTAAATTCCTTTTTCGTTTTTGACAGGGGATATGCCGTAATAATTGAAAGAACCATGTTCAGCGGTACTCCAACCAGTACTTTTGCAACGGATATGTAGAATGAACGATAAAATTCCGGTTTCTCAAGTACAAATCTATAAGAATCAAATGTAAAACCCACTGGCCAGAAGTTCACGCGTCCTGTCGAAACGGCAGTACTGGAACTAAGGGAGATTGCAAGTAAGTTCAAGAAAGGCAAGAGACAAGCCAGTGCCAAGAAACAGAGGATGATGACATTGACCAATTGGAAGATCTTCGCTTGAATTGAGGTATGATGTTTCATGACATGCGCATCCTATAAAATCTCATAATTCGCCTTCTTTTTTGCAATCCAGTATCCGAGGCTCATCAGAACAAGGGAGAGAAGCGACTTTACAAGACCGATAGCTGTCGCCACGCTATACTGTCCACCAGCAAGCCCTAAGCGGAAAACAAGAGTTTCAATGATATCTCCTGTTTCAAATACCTGAGGACTATAGAGATTGTAGATTTGCTCGAATCCACTGCTTCCGGCTGTGCTAAGTGTTCCCCCGGCATTAAGGATGCTTCCCAAAGACAACATTCCCATCAGCATGATAGTAGGCATGAGCGCCGGAATGGTGATGCTGAAAGCCTGCCGCAGCCTTCCGGCTCCATCAATTCCCGCAGCCTCATAAAGAGTCGGGTCTATGCTGGAAAGCGTAGCAAGATACACGATTGTTCCATAGCCGAACTCTTTCCAGACATCTGTGAGCACCATGGTGAAAGGGAACCAATTCTTATCACCCAAGAAAAAAACAGGTGTTCCACCGAAAAGAGAAATCAAGGAATTGACGAACCCTTCTGACGGAGAAAGGATGTCAAC
Encoded proteins:
- a CDS encoding NAD-dependent epimerase/dehydratase family protein; its protein translation is MKNILITGSLGQLGSEIALELRRRYGEEHVVLSDVRDDVNCALINGGPFYKVDCRDAAAVAEIVRTHRIDTIYHLAALLSATAERKPLAAWDLNVGSLISTLEIAREYGCAVFTPSSIGAFGPATPKVFTPQDTIQRPTSIYGISKVTGELLCDYYYHKYDVDTRGVRFPGIISNMTPPGGGTTDYAVEIYYEAVDHQRYTCPLRGDTYLDMIYMPDAVSAAIDLMEADPSCLRHRNAFNLASMSFSPEELAAYIRAVIPGFTIDYQVDPVRQAIADSWPDCMEDYAARVEWGWKPRYDVAEMTEDMIRTIRGRREKERR
- a CDS encoding helix-turn-helix domain-containing protein produces the protein MEQRPPKIGKNIQKLRMSRNLTLNVLSERSGVSKAMLSQIESDKVNPTVATVWKISKGLGVELQDVLDIDDQIKRTFVVNPVQADDGRLETKANGVNIRVLSPLNMVEDMEIYLVSFDPLSTLKSDPHYAGAQEFLTVTKGSLTVTAGENVARIKKGDFIIYHCDVQHEISNESNQPAEVHMVVRFQNEKR
- a CDS encoding MFS transporter, giving the protein MVRKSVMVSYGTGKFLAEFLTGAYGAIVYKYYETEVGLAAGYVAIATIIYSLWNAVNDPLIGYLTSKKAPGSARFGRRFSWIILGIILASLMFLGIFALPRAWSGVISPVPVFLWMVIAVCLYDASYSLWELNYQSVYPDKFRSMAERTTAASIGTIIGVFGVAAGFIVPPLFFSYGDRASYSTSALVIAGIGLLCAVLIIPGVRETTTMIERHRRKLEEERTNRTVSPSFFKQLKTTLTDRNMLAFVLFLFFYQSGCVLMTGSVHYVGDYILGGESTDTTLIFAGMLVGALISIPIWTIVSRKLKNNQRMLCITGVVLAATAFPMTFTRTMGGYALFMTLWGIGFGGFWTFMGPAMADVVDWFVVKTGRRDDGVIMGMRAFFMRFSYASQAIVFWLTHKLTAFDATVTDSALVSESMKFGISLHMAAVPAIFFLVGVLVFSRLNRLTPQTVEENRLRLTQMDL
- a CDS encoding alpha-galactosidase; translation: MAILFDENTHGFFLHTVNTTYQMQVDTFGFLLHVFYGQRIDGQDMNYLIIPVDRGFSGNPYDAGTDRRYSLDTLPLEYPVEGVGDYRQPALSITGKNGSTSLDLRYKGHKIFHGKYNIPSLPALYESEEGMAETLEIILGDETLSLEVSLFYGVFAEKDIITRAVKVVNKSSEDVVMNRIFSASLDIQHGDGFWDFLHFHGRHNMERICERVRVCHGITLINSRRGISSHHHNPFLILCDETTTEDAGSCYGMNLVYSGNFSAGIEQDQTDAIRMFAGLNDENFSWNLTAGESFFAPEVVLTFSASGFSRLSQNYHDTYRHNLCRGKFKLCRRPIMINNWEATYFAFSSRTLVEIARSAVDLGIEMLVMDDGWFGKRNDDTSSLGDWKVNLEKIPGGLGLLVDELNSLGLKFGLWVEPEMVSEDSDLYRKHPDWALCIPNRNPIRSRHQLVLDMSRADVRDYIYTSLCSVLDSANIEYVKWDMNRSIADWFSCKLLSETQSELSHRYMLGVYDLLERLTSHYPDILFEGCAGGGGRFDPGMLYYQPLIWCSDNTDPIERLKIQYGTSFAYPVSSVSSHVSAVPNHQTGRCTSFATRCIVAMSGSFGFELDPRSLSAYDRETIRKQISEYKHFQHIIHDGLYYRLSNPLKDRYAAWMMAYADKSAALLNIVVMHVEANPRHVHVLLKGLDGESLYKVEGKTISGKALMNAGLSLSLPTQEYYSKQIYIERADENA
- a CDS encoding glycoside hydrolase family 97 catalytic domain-containing protein, with translation MKKGITMDYSSQDVADVDAVRGSFPCGEMNPDVSRTGGVSGQTYFLPATESPDGRIKATLVVKDDGSVFFEVTKNESRILRSSRLGIVTDKEDFSTGLSYVSVVSNIIDETYSLPQRKSERYRNHCRENIYVFGKNGHVVEVVFRLYDDGLAYRYRVPGEGHVAIVQEKSSFSFPVHDVEAWGSAWRNDYEGIQRHWQLSEIDVPDISMPLLVSVEKSCWLLLTEGNVYNAKGSYCASHLRPSSDHELDLVFTAEQTHDIVATYPFVTPFRIVMICETLDALARSSLVENVNPPSKIYDTDWIVPGKAAWSWWSEERSPQWFFKQKEYVDFAFRHGWKYVTVDAGWDASWIPELCSYAYERKVGIMVWTDVDALDTKQKIDEKLPVWASWGIKGIKVDFMMNDSQMRMGTYQMIAEKAAELKLLVNFHGSTKPSGEMRTWPHVITSEGVRGSEHYKWTDWTTAFTNCILPFTRNAVGPMDFTPVVFSNANLNTTHAHQLALAVIFESGVQHFADSIESYEMWKGTPFLDSVPVTWDETKVLEAYPGQYVEMARRNGSSWYVGCISVEARNVVLPCSFLDGDGYAAYIFKDGNQPDIISCEAQPVTPGSEIVIPLLPCGGCAVLITRDPFDFRIHEEESFSYHEVHGGTGQSGVLFSQVQALADGMHDIKLFYTSKNESECSVTVNDKFVMNCELHGSGSANTIRTTTIQASLLKGQNHLYLSGCPSRVSFCVDRIGIRPSACVPIIVREAASHENVLSGGAHTKDSLSGGKLVTKIGKGGKLVLKRIMVPHEGAYFVRLYYFSAENREIFVRINEGCAQSALCFNCMSDASEMKDICVNLREGENTLELSNDSGDAPDIERILIFP
- a CDS encoding carbohydrate ABC transporter permease; this encodes MKHHTSIQAKIFQLVNVIILCFLALACLLPFLNLLAISLSSSTAVSTGRVNFWPVGFTFDSYRFVLEKPEFYRSFYISVAKVLVGVPLNMVLSIITAYPLSKTKKEFRARTGYLWYFLATIVFSGGLIPWYLVINKLGLIDNFLALVLPVAVPVFNVVILANFFKTIPKGLEEAALIDGASHWQTMTKIFVPLSTAALASIMLFSIVNHWNSWFEGLILMNRPENYPLQSYLQTVVVNRDVRLMTTQNAAYLSSVSERTSRAAQVFIATLPVVLIYPFLQRFFTTGLISGSIKE
- a CDS encoding ABC transporter permease, producing MFGLIIAFQNFSPRKGFLGSDFIGLNNFAYVLKIPGFWRVVCNTLLISIQKIVLNIIVPVFVALLLNELTLRRVKKVVQTIVYFPHFLSWVILAGLFVDILSPSEGFVNSLISLFGGTPVFFLGDKNWFPFTMVLTDVWKEFGYGTIVYLATLSSIDPTLYEAAGIDGAGRLRQAFSITIPALMPTIMLMGMLSLGSILNAGGTLSTAGSSGFEQIYNLYSPQVFETGDIIETLVFRLGLAGGQYSVATAIGLVKSLLSLVLMSLGYWIAKKKANYEIL